A segment of the Bacillus oleivorans genome:
ATCAACCTTTACCGCTTCGCTTAATTCTGCTGAAGATACTCTTTTTTTGCCAGAAGCAGACAGGTTTTGAAGAAATCGATAGTATAAGGGCAAACGTTTCGCAGTAGCTCTTGGAATTTTATTTTGATCTTGATTCATACAATTTAACCCCCGAATTCCTTCTCGCATGTCTTATCATACACCATTTTTCTTCTCCTGTCTGTAAGCCCTTTCTGAAATTGTCTTAAATTTTCATGTGTGATATGTAAATCCTGCCATAGCTTAAATCATTGTCCGAACTTTTTTATTCATGTACACTATGAATAGTATTTACGAGGTGAATAATATGATTCTATTACAAGCTTCACAGCTAACTAAATCCTTCGGAGCTGAAGCGATTTTATCCAATATAAAATTAGAAGTAAAAACTAAAGACCGAGTTGCCCTCGTTGGGAGAAATGGTGCGGGTAAATCAACTCTCTTAAAAATTATTGCAGGAGAGCTCTCCTATGACAGTGGCGAGATTATCAAACCTAAGTCGGTTTCAATCGGCTACCTTTCTCAGGATACAGGGCTCGAATCTTCTAAATCCATTTGGGATGAACTTGAAAGTGTCTTTCAGCATTTAAAAGCGATGGAAAAAAAGCTAAGAAAAATGGAAATCGACATGTCGGATCCGGAATTGCTCGAAAATCCAGTCAAATATGAAAAGCACCTGCAAGAATATGACCAGCTGCAGGTAAGCTTTAAAGAACAAGGCGGCTTTCAATACGAGGCGGATATCCGTTCAATTTTACATGGCCTTCAATTCCACGATAAAGATTATCAGTCACCCATTCAGCTTTTAAGCGGCGGACAGAAAACGAGATTAGCACTGGGGAAGCTTTTATTAACACGTCCAGATGTCCTTATTTTGGACGAGCCTACGAACCATTTAGATATTGAAACGCTTACCTGGCTCGAAAGGTACCTGCAAACGTATGAAGGTGCGGTTCTTGTTGTTTCGCATGACCGCTATTTTTTAGATAAAATTGCTACACAAGTCTACGAACTTTCCAGAACGAAAATCATCCCGTTTGCGGGGAATTATAGTAACTACCTCCGTCTAAAAGCTGATATGTACGAAAAAGAGTTAAAGGCTTACGAAAAACAGCAAGAAGAAATTAGCAAATTAAAGGATTTTATTCAAAAAAATCTGGCTCGTGCTTCGACGACAAAACGGGCACAGAGCAGACGAAAAGCATTAGAAAAAATGGAGCTGCTTGACCGCCCGCAAGGAGACGAAAAATCTGCTCATTTTTCATTCGACATTGATAGACAAAGCGGAAACGATGTCTTAAAAGTTGAGCATGCTGCAATCGGTTATGGACAAAAGCCTATTTGTACAGACATTACTTTTCAAATGAAACGAAAAGACAGTATTGCTCTTATAGGTCCAAACGGTATCGGGAAATCAACTCTTCTCAAAACATTAATTAAACAGATTCCATTATTGGATGGTGAATTTCAATTTGGAGCTAATGTGACAATTGGCTATTACGATCAAGAACAGGCTAACCTGCGCTCCAATAAAAGAGTTTTAGATGAACTGTGGGATAACTACCCTGGTTTGCCTGAAAAAGAAATTAGAACGGTATTAGGAAACTTCCTATTTTCGGGTGACGATGTCTTAAAGCCTGTTTCCGCCTTAAGCGGAGGCGAAAAAGCGAGACTTGCCCTGGCGAAACTTATGATGGAGAAATCAAACGTACTAATTCTGGACGAACCGACAAACCACCTAGATTTGGACAGTAAAGAAATTCTGGAAAATGCCCTTATTGACTATCCTGGTACGATTTTATTCGTTTCCCACGACCGTTATTTTATCAACCGTATTGCGACAAAAGTAGTTGAGCTTACGGGTGATGGAACAAAAGAATATTTGGGTGACTATGATTATTATTTGACCAAAAAGGAAGAACTTGAAGAGGTCAAAAAACTAGAGGCTCAAGCTGAAATTGCGGCACAACTAAATACTTTAAACACGACTGTACGTAAACTCTCTTACGAAGAAGAAAAAGAACAAAAACGGCTCGAGCGTCAAAAAAAGCGGCAAGTTGAAGAATTAGAAATGAAGATTGAACGACTCGAACTGGAAATAGAATCAATCCAAGAGGAACTCTACAAGCCTGAAAATATCGAGGACCACCAAAAACTGCTTGAGCTTCAAACTAAACAAGAAAAACTCCATGCAGAACTGGACCAAACAGTAGAAGAATGGACTTTATTAGCTGAAGAAATTGAAACGGCCCCTAAAAGTTAGGGGTCGTTTTGATTTGGTGGTGAAGGAGCCTGATACAGTTCTGGGAGAATGTGAACTGTGAGTGCGGTATTTGCCCTTTCAATGCCGTTTTCTTCTCAAAAGTTCAGTTTTCTTACCATAAATCAGGTGTTTATAACCTTGATTTTAGAAAAACTTTTAGATTTGTTTATCCACAGAGTTGTCCCGTTTATTCAGCAGATGCATTCCGCTTTCAACAGATTTTATCCACATTTTCCACAGATATGTATCAACATATCCACATAACTAACAGAAAAACGCTTGTTCGCTCATGGTTATCCACAAGCACTGTAAAAACGATCATACTTAACTTTATCTTATCCACATATTTAAAAGCCATATTCCAAAAATCAAAAAAAAACACACAGACTTCCTCATCGAAATTTATGTGTTTTCCTCATACTTATTAATTCATTATTTCAATTGGTAAACCCGGCTCGCCATTCATGGCCATTGTCCCAAACTTACCCTTCCTGTAAGAAATCGCACCTGCAGCTGCAATCATTGCCGCATTATCCGTACAAAGAGATAATGGCGGAATAATCACTTCTACGTCTGAATGTTGAAATGCTTTTTCTAACTCGATTCTTAAACCTTTGTTGGCAGCTACACCACCTGCTACTAAAAGCTGTTTTACACCAAATTGTTCTACAGCTCTTTTTGTCTTTGTAACTAGTACATCGATAACGCTTTGTTGAAAACTGGCTGCTATATTTTCCTTAATAATTTCTTCATTTTTCTGCTTAGCATTGTGGATGGTGTTAATAACTGCTGATTTTAATCCGCTAAAACTAAATTCATAGGAATCTTCATCTAACATCGCACGCGGAAGCGAATAGGACGGCTTTCCTTCATGAGCAAGCCTGTCGATATGCGGTCCCCCCGGATACGGTAATTCCAACATTCGAGCTACCTTATCGTAAGCTTCGCCAGCCGCATCGTCTCTTGTTTCCCCAATTACTTCAAAATGCCCATGCTCCTTCATTAAAATCAGTTCCGTGTGACCACCAGAAACCACTAAAGAAAGCAATGGGAACTTCATTTCGTGAATTAATCGATTGGCATATATATGACCCGCAATATGGTGAACGCCGATCACTGGCTTACCATGGGCAAAGGCCAAAGCTTTGGCTGCATTGACTCCGACTAGCAGAGCTCCTACAAGTCCCGGACCTTCAGTAACCGCAACTGCATCAATATCATCCATGGTCAGCTTTGCTTTTTTCAAAGCCTCTTCAATGACCAATGTGATTTGTTCCACATGATGCCTAGAGGCAATTTCAGGTACCACACCGCCAAACCTTTTATGACTTTCAATTTGAGACGCTACCACATTTGATAACAGTTCCGTTTCATTTTTTACTATTGCAGCCGCTGTTTCATCACAAGATGTTTCAATTGCTAAGATTATTGATTCGGTTCGCTCCATTATATATTCACCCACATAATTAGACCATCTTCATTATTATCTGTGTAATAGCCCTTTCGAATACCACCTGGCTGAAAACCAAGGGATCGATATAAATTTTGAGCAACGATGTTCGAAACTCTCACTTCTAAAGTCACTACTTTCGCGTTATAGCTTTGCGCTAATTGCATCGTTTTGATCAATAATTGCTTTCCAAACCCATGACCCCGATATTCGGGAAGCACGGCAATGTTCGTAACATGCGCTTCATCCATCACAATCCATACACCGCTATAACCCACGACTTTGCCATTGATTTCGACGACCCAATACCGCGCATAGGGATTACTGGTTAATTCACGAACAAATGCGTCCCGTTTCCACGGCAGGGTAAAGGATTGATGTTCAATATCCATAATATCATCTAAATCACCTAAGGTCATAAACCGAAAAAGTGCACTTGATACAGCCTCATTATTATTATTCATCATTTTTCCTCGCCTCTCGCCACTTTGCTTCTGCTTCAGCTAATCTTAAATAATGCGGAACAAATGCATGCAGGGCATCTCCTGTCACACCCTTTTGATCAAGTCCAATTTTAGCTAATAAACTAGGCCTAGGGTTTTGATGGGTAAAAGGAGCAAAATTTGCTTTCTCTCCCAATTCTTCAACAATTCTCTCCTGATGAAGCTCTACATCATTCCCAACAAAAAGGACACATTCGTTCCGTTTTTTTAACTCATTCAATAAATCAGGCAGCAATAGAAGCTGATCCCCTAAAATCAGGTTCAGACGTCCATCTTCATAACGATAAATACCTGTAAAGACTTGACTGCGTCTTGCATCAAATAGCGGGCAGATGATCCCTGGGAAAAATAAGTGATCTGCTGCCAGAATTTCTAAGCTGGATACCCCAACTAGAGGTATTTTTAAAGTCCACGCTAATGTCTTAGCAATTGTAACACCAATTCGAACCCCCGTATAAGACCCAGGTCCATGAGCAACTACGATCTTATCTAGATCCATCGGCGACAAATCACAGTCTTCTAACAATCTTTGAATCGCAGGCATCACCCGAATCGAATGATTTTTTTTCATATTGGTAATATATTCGCCTATCACTTTTTTGTCATTAATAATGGCAATACCTAGTGCATAATTAGATGTATCAATGGCTAGCACGTTCATGATGAAGCTCCTCACATAATTCGTAATATCTCTGGCCGGTTGGAATAAATACAAGTTTCCTTCCTCCCGATCCTTCGTACTGAATATGAATGGTTAACCGTTCAGGCGGCAAGTACTCTTCTACTAGATGAGCCCATTCTACGACGGTTACGCCCTCTCCATAAAAATATTCATCAAAGCCCAAATCCTCATCGGAATCCTCAAGCCGATAAACATCCATATGATAAAGCGGTACTCTGCCGTGGTATTCCTTAACAATCGTAAAGGTTGGGCTGTTCACAACCCTTTCGATATCTAATCCCTTTGCAATTCCTTTAGTGAAGGTTGTTTTCCCTGCTCCCAAATCCCCTTCAAGGGCAATAACATCTTTAGGCCTTAACAGCCTGCCCAATAATTCACCTAAAGCGATCAGTTCTTTTTCATTTTCACAATGATAACTTTGTTCCATACAACGACTCCTAAATATGTAAAAATAGAATCTATTTCTATCCGTAGTTTACACAATATTCCCTATATCCGCAAAAAACCAAGGGTGTGTGGGAATTAGAGGTGAAGTAAAATAGACGAAGTGCGAATTTTTGTTTTGAAAATTATTATTTTAAACAAATAAATGCGGCAAAAAAAGTGTTAAAGAAGGTGTTTTTAAAAAAATCTCTTCTTTTCCAAGTTATTTATGTTTAACAAAAACATCATTGCAAGTTTACCCTGGATTTCCCCTGCTATAAACTAAAACCCATAAAAAAAACGAAACCAACTAGGGTTTCGTTAAATATTTTAATAGAATGGCGGTCCGGACGGGACTCGAACCCGCGACCTCCTGCGTGACAGGCAGGCATTCTAACCAACTGAACTACCGGACCACTTAAGAAATTTCAAAATTTAATTTAGATATGTATTGGTTGCGGGGGCAGGATTTGAACCTGCGACCTTCGGGTTATGAGCCCGACGAGCTACCGGACTGCTCCACCCCGCGGTAATAAGAATATATTTAATTTTCACATGCTCTAAGTGTTGCATGTGACTGTCCCGATCTCAGGAAGCCTATTCAAGTA
Coding sequences within it:
- a CDS encoding ABC-F family ATP-binding cassette domain-containing protein, whose protein sequence is MILLQASQLTKSFGAEAILSNIKLEVKTKDRVALVGRNGAGKSTLLKIIAGELSYDSGEIIKPKSVSIGYLSQDTGLESSKSIWDELESVFQHLKAMEKKLRKMEIDMSDPELLENPVKYEKHLQEYDQLQVSFKEQGGFQYEADIRSILHGLQFHDKDYQSPIQLLSGGQKTRLALGKLLLTRPDVLILDEPTNHLDIETLTWLERYLQTYEGAVLVVSHDRYFLDKIATQVYELSRTKIIPFAGNYSNYLRLKADMYEKELKAYEKQQEEISKLKDFIQKNLARASTTKRAQSRRKALEKMELLDRPQGDEKSAHFSFDIDRQSGNDVLKVEHAAIGYGQKPICTDITFQMKRKDSIALIGPNGIGKSTLLKTLIKQIPLLDGEFQFGANVTIGYYDQEQANLRSNKRVLDELWDNYPGLPEKEIRTVLGNFLFSGDDVLKPVSALSGGEKARLALAKLMMEKSNVLILDEPTNHLDLDSKEILENALIDYPGTILFVSHDRYFINRIATKVVELTGDGTKEYLGDYDYYLTKKEELEEVKKLEAQAEIAAQLNTLNTTVRKLSYEEEKEQKRLERQKKRQVEELEMKIERLELEIESIQEELYKPENIEDHQKLLELQTKQEKLHAELDQTVEEWTLLAEEIETAPKS
- the tsaD gene encoding tRNA (adenosine(37)-N6)-threonylcarbamoyltransferase complex transferase subunit TsaD, coding for MERTESIILAIETSCDETAAAIVKNETELLSNVVASQIESHKRFGGVVPEIASRHHVEQITLVIEEALKKAKLTMDDIDAVAVTEGPGLVGALLVGVNAAKALAFAHGKPVIGVHHIAGHIYANRLIHEMKFPLLSLVVSGGHTELILMKEHGHFEVIGETRDDAAGEAYDKVARMLELPYPGGPHIDRLAHEGKPSYSLPRAMLDEDSYEFSFSGLKSAVINTIHNAKQKNEEIIKENIAASFQQSVIDVLVTKTKRAVEQFGVKQLLVAGGVAANKGLRIELEKAFQHSDVEVIIPPLSLCTDNAAMIAAAGAISYRKGKFGTMAMNGEPGLPIEIMN
- the rimI gene encoding ribosomal protein S18-alanine N-acetyltransferase — translated: MMNNNNEAVSSALFRFMTLGDLDDIMDIEHQSFTLPWKRDAFVRELTSNPYARYWVVEINGKVVGYSGVWIVMDEAHVTNIAVLPEYRGHGFGKQLLIKTMQLAQSYNAKVVTLEVRVSNIVAQNLYRSLGFQPGGIRKGYYTDNNEDGLIMWVNI
- the tsaB gene encoding tRNA (adenosine(37)-N6)-threonylcarbamoyltransferase complex dimerization subunit type 1 TsaB, giving the protein MNVLAIDTSNYALGIAIINDKKVIGEYITNMKKNHSIRVMPAIQRLLEDCDLSPMDLDKIVVAHGPGSYTGVRIGVTIAKTLAWTLKIPLVGVSSLEILAADHLFFPGIICPLFDARRSQVFTGIYRYEDGRLNLILGDQLLLLPDLLNELKKRNECVLFVGNDVELHQERIVEELGEKANFAPFTHQNPRPSLLAKIGLDQKGVTGDALHAFVPHYLRLAEAEAKWREARKNDE
- the tsaE gene encoding tRNA (adenosine(37)-N6)-threonylcarbamoyltransferase complex ATPase subunit type 1 TsaE, with the protein product MEQSYHCENEKELIALGELLGRLLRPKDVIALEGDLGAGKTTFTKGIAKGLDIERVVNSPTFTIVKEYHGRVPLYHMDVYRLEDSDEDLGFDEYFYGEGVTVVEWAHLVEEYLPPERLTIHIQYEGSGGRKLVFIPTGQRYYELCEELHHERASH